A genomic region of Streptomyces sp. NBC_00247 contains the following coding sequences:
- a CDS encoding universal stress protein produces the protein MVTYRTVMVGTDGSESSLAAVERAAGLAAACAAELVIACAYAPLRGHELAQAQDQLGAEAYQVVGSAPAEATLRVATDRARAQGADDVRTIAVEDEPVAALTRIAEETSADLLVVGNRGLRSLAGRILGSVPADIARKAPLDVLIVHTT, from the coding sequence GTGGTCACGTACCGGACGGTCATGGTCGGCACGGACGGCTCGGAATCGTCGCTGGCAGCGGTCGAAAGGGCGGCCGGGCTCGCCGCCGCCTGCGCGGCCGAACTCGTGATCGCCTGCGCGTACGCACCGTTGCGCGGGCATGAACTCGCGCAGGCACAGGACCAGTTGGGCGCTGAGGCGTACCAAGTGGTGGGCTCCGCACCGGCCGAGGCCACTCTGCGCGTCGCGACGGACCGGGCCAGGGCACAGGGCGCGGACGACGTGCGGACGATCGCGGTGGAGGACGAACCGGTCGCCGCGCTGACCCGGATCGCCGAGGAGACGTCCGCCGATCTGCTGGTCGTCGGGAACCGCGGGCTGCGCTCGCTCGCCGGCCGCATCCTCGGCTCCGTACCGGCGGACATCGCCCGGAAGGCGCCGCTCGACGTACTGATCGTGCACACCACATGA
- a CDS encoding adenylate/guanylate cyclase domain-containing protein gives MSAAGPERGASGAGGLPGVAELGRAVEEVLLGGGRVWTRQEMAERSGVGAERTAQIWRALGFPMVDEDARVFTEADVEALRAGERLIAAGLITEESEIMMARALGHHLSRLAEWEVGTLWSWINREAEFDRESGFGGESEFDGESGFALDGGKLMAHAAALLPEMERLQQHVWRRHLAAYAERVLAEADEAARAGSGQRADRSGGESARGAAGGQVPPYEGADVRDRAVGFTDMVGYTRMTRGLGNAELVRVLDLFESLTGDVVAEGRGRVVKTIGDEVLFVCESASAAADIALELTARAEAEQRLPQVRTGLAHGAVLSRFGDVYGAAVNIAARLTAVARPDTVLVNTELAGELAGLPGYELRSLRPVSVRGYSRLRPVLLRPASPRGRARDE, from the coding sequence ATGAGTGCGGCGGGACCGGAGCGGGGGGCGTCGGGGGCCGGGGGGCTCCCCGGCGTCGCCGAACTCGGCCGGGCCGTCGAGGAGGTACTGCTCGGCGGTGGGCGCGTCTGGACGCGGCAGGAGATGGCCGAACGGTCCGGGGTGGGGGCCGAGCGCACCGCGCAGATCTGGCGCGCGCTCGGCTTCCCGATGGTCGACGAGGACGCGAGGGTCTTCACCGAAGCCGACGTGGAGGCGCTCCGCGCGGGGGAACGGCTCATCGCGGCCGGGCTCATCACCGAGGAGAGCGAGATCATGATGGCCCGCGCCCTGGGCCACCACCTCTCCCGCCTCGCCGAGTGGGAGGTGGGCACCCTCTGGTCCTGGATCAACCGCGAGGCGGAATTCGACCGCGAGTCAGGGTTCGGCGGCGAGTCGGAGTTCGACGGCGAGTCGGGCTTCGCCCTCGACGGCGGGAAGTTGATGGCACACGCCGCGGCACTGCTCCCGGAGATGGAGCGGTTGCAGCAGCACGTCTGGCGCCGGCACCTCGCGGCGTACGCGGAACGTGTCCTCGCCGAGGCGGACGAGGCGGCACGCGCCGGGTCGGGGCAGCGGGCGGACCGGTCGGGGGGCGAGTCGGCGCGCGGAGCCGCGGGCGGGCAGGTGCCGCCGTACGAGGGCGCCGACGTCCGCGACCGCGCGGTGGGCTTCACCGACATGGTCGGCTACACCCGGATGACCCGCGGCCTCGGCAACGCCGAACTCGTCCGGGTTCTGGACCTGTTCGAGAGCCTCACCGGTGACGTGGTCGCCGAGGGGCGGGGCCGGGTCGTGAAGACCATCGGCGACGAGGTGCTCTTCGTCTGCGAGTCGGCCTCCGCGGCGGCCGACATCGCCCTGGAGCTCACCGCACGCGCCGAGGCCGAGCAGCGGTTGCCGCAGGTACGGACCGGGCTCGCCCACGGAGCCGTCCTCAGCCGGTTCGGCGACGTCTACGGGGCGGCCGTGAACATCGCCGCCCGCCTCACGGCGGTGGCCCGTCCCGACACCGTCCTCGTCAACACGGAGCTGGCCGGGGAGCTCGCGGGACTCCCCGGGTACGAACTCCGGTCGCTGCGCCCCGTGTCCGTACGCGGCTACAGCAGGCTCCGGCCGGTGCTGCTGCGGCCCGCATCTCCGCGCGGGCGGGCCCGGGACGAGTGA
- a CDS encoding DUF1330 domain-containing protein: protein MTAYVIADVQLTGDAEELAEYRSKVVATLAPHGGRYLARGSEIDVVEGEWAPGQIVLVEFPDLASARAWNDSPEYRAIAPLRIRNTDSKRLIVQGL from the coding sequence ATGACCGCCTACGTGATCGCAGACGTGCAGTTGACCGGCGATGCCGAAGAGCTCGCCGAGTACCGGTCGAAGGTGGTGGCGACACTCGCGCCCCACGGGGGCCGCTACCTGGCCCGGGGGAGCGAGATCGACGTCGTCGAGGGGGAGTGGGCGCCCGGGCAGATCGTCCTCGTGGAGTTCCCGGACCTGGCCTCCGCGCGCGCCTGGAACGACTCGCCGGAGTACCGGGCCATCGCCCCGCTGCGCATCCGGAACACGGACAGCAAGAGGCTGATCGTCCAGGGGCTCTGA
- a CDS encoding ADP-ribosylglycohydrolase family protein, with protein sequence MTIGTTAVWGRVEQQDFRSRVRGALLGAALGDALGAAVTPLTLEEIREAHGVGGVADFVPVDGRRGGVTAVTQLTLFTVDGLIRAQVRRDTGAWHPPTDVYRAHLRWAATQRDWGPDERREGDGWLAREEWLYARRAPARSCLHGFGDTTMGTLERPRNPDARDSAALTRSAPFGLLAGWEPQLVCQLAVECAAQSHGHATAQLAAGAFAVVVHGLARRDTLDGSVQRALALLAERPGHEPVTEAVRRALGAVRQGIPGPALIESLGADDSAEEVLAVGLYCALVGEDVRHGLRLAVNHGGPSSPTAAVCGALLGALHGETALPPSWLAEIEGRATLLELADDFAMEMTQGPALHNATAAAPGWIARYPRA encoded by the coding sequence ATGACCATCGGGACCACAGCTGTCTGGGGCCGTGTGGAACAGCAGGACTTCCGCAGCCGGGTACGGGGGGCGCTGCTCGGCGCGGCGCTCGGGGACGCCCTCGGGGCAGCCGTCACCCCGCTCACGCTGGAGGAGATCCGGGAGGCCCACGGGGTCGGCGGGGTCGCGGACTTCGTGCCGGTGGACGGGCGGCGGGGCGGTGTCACGGCGGTCACCCAGCTGACGCTGTTCACCGTGGACGGGCTGATACGGGCGCAGGTGCGGCGCGACACGGGCGCCTGGCACCCGCCGACCGACGTGTACCGGGCCCATCTGCGGTGGGCGGCGACGCAGCGCGACTGGGGGCCCGACGAGCGGCGTGAGGGCGACGGCTGGCTCGCGCGTGAGGAGTGGCTGTACGCCCGCCGCGCCCCCGCGCGGTCCTGCCTGCACGGCTTCGGCGACACCACCATGGGCACCCTGGAACGGCCGAGGAACCCGGACGCCCGGGACTCCGCCGCGCTGACCCGGTCCGCGCCCTTCGGGCTGCTCGCGGGGTGGGAGCCGCAGCTGGTGTGCCAGCTCGCCGTGGAGTGCGCGGCCCAGAGTCACGGGCACGCCACCGCCCAACTGGCCGCAGGTGCCTTCGCGGTGGTGGTCCACGGTCTGGCCCGGCGGGACACGCTGGACGGGTCGGTGCAGCGGGCGCTGGCGCTGCTCGCGGAACGCCCGGGCCACGAGCCCGTCACCGAGGCGGTGCGCCGGGCCCTCGGAGCCGTACGACAGGGCATTCCCGGGCCCGCGCTGATCGAGTCGCTGGGGGCGGACGATTCGGCCGAGGAGGTGCTGGCGGTGGGGCTGTACTGCGCGCTCGTCGGCGAGGACGTACGCCACGGGCTCCGGCTGGCCGTGAACCACGGAGGGCCGTCCTCGCCCACCGCGGCGGTCTGCGGGGCGCTGCTGGGCGCGCTGCACGGGGAGACGGCCCTGCCGCCGTCCTGGCTCGCCGAGATCGAGGGCCGGGCCACCCTCCTGGAACTCGCCGACGACTTCGCGATGGAGATGACCCAGGGCCCTGCCCTGCACAACGCCACGGCCGCGGCACCGGGTTGGATCGCCCGCTACCCGAGGGCATGA
- a CDS encoding helix-turn-helix domain-containing protein yields MAEPVDVDEESGRAALGRTLRYLREKAGKSLGQLAEETRYDKSYLYRLEVGQRLSKLEVMTDLDRYYASGELLQGLWKVARREVFKDKYKEFMRLEPTARIMHLFTLGIPGLLQTEDVARESLSGAGETQAEAELVEEQVVARLGRQQLLHRVPAPSVRIIMDEYALRRPVSDAKAWGKQLCHLVEVSEMSSLVLQVLPFTAGAHNLMDGSLTLLWQEDGGAIAYTEGNGCAELVEDQSAVTRYRLSYDRLRDLALPPSESAAFIRGVLEEHRP; encoded by the coding sequence ATGGCCGAACCGGTCGACGTGGACGAGGAGTCGGGCCGCGCCGCGCTCGGCCGCACACTGCGCTACCTCAGGGAGAAGGCCGGCAAGTCGCTCGGACAACTCGCCGAGGAGACCCGCTACGACAAGAGCTACCTGTACCGGCTGGAGGTCGGCCAGCGGCTGTCCAAGCTGGAGGTGATGACGGACCTCGACCGGTACTACGCGAGCGGGGAGCTGCTCCAGGGATTGTGGAAGGTCGCCCGGAGGGAAGTCTTCAAGGACAAGTACAAGGAGTTCATGCGGCTGGAGCCGACGGCCCGGATCATGCACCTGTTCACTCTGGGAATTCCGGGGCTGCTCCAGACGGAGGACGTCGCCCGGGAGTCGTTGTCCGGGGCCGGGGAAACCCAAGCAGAAGCCGAGTTGGTGGAGGAGCAGGTCGTGGCGCGCCTGGGTCGACAACAACTGCTCCACCGTGTCCCGGCTCCCTCGGTGCGGATCATCATGGACGAGTACGCGTTGCGGCGCCCGGTTTCCGATGCCAAGGCCTGGGGAAAACAGCTGTGCCACCTCGTCGAGGTGTCGGAGATGTCGTCGCTCGTCCTCCAGGTGCTGCCCTTCACTGCGGGGGCACACAACCTGATGGACGGCTCGCTCACCCTGCTGTGGCAGGAGGATGGCGGGGCCATTGCCTACACCGAAGGCAACGGATGTGCCGAATTGGTCGAAGACCAGTCAGCAGTAACACGCTATCGGCTGTCCTACGATCGGCTCCGGGATTTGGCGTTGCCCCCGTCAGAATCCGCCGCGTTCATCAGGGGTGTCCTGGAGGAGCACAGACCATGA
- a CDS encoding DUF397 domain-containing protein, translating to MSRTLDVSYAHWRKSTYSDGGANNCLEVSDDFPGLVPVRDSKNPTGPALLITAPAWANFVAFAADR from the coding sequence ATGAGCCGTACCCTCGACGTCAGCTACGCGCACTGGCGCAAGTCCACCTACAGCGACGGCGGGGCCAACAACTGCCTCGAAGTCTCCGACGACTTCCCCGGCCTCGTCCCCGTCCGCGACAGCAAGAACCCCACCGGGCCCGCGCTCCTCATCACCGCCCCCGCCTGGGCGAATTTCGTCGCCTTCGCCGCCGACCGCTGA
- a CDS encoding DinB family protein gives MTSELKRPPLQADERTALIGWLDLQRQILRWKCEGISDEDAHRSVLPSSPLMTLAGLVSHMRWTEHTWLEVLFLDGDEKQNPSFDESVEDADWQTGGRPLAELLAEYEAQCVRSNEIVAAASLEDVGRHTGFHSAGANLRWMLIHLVEETGRHAGHADIVRELLDGTKGYY, from the coding sequence ATGACATCAGAACTGAAACGCCCCCCGCTCCAGGCCGACGAACGCACGGCACTGATCGGCTGGTTGGACCTGCAACGCCAGATCCTGCGCTGGAAGTGCGAGGGGATCAGCGACGAGGACGCACACCGTTCGGTCCTCCCGAGCTCTCCGCTCATGACACTGGCCGGTCTCGTCTCCCACATGCGCTGGACCGAGCACACGTGGCTGGAAGTGCTGTTCCTCGACGGCGACGAGAAGCAGAACCCGTCGTTCGACGAGTCGGTGGAGGACGCCGACTGGCAGACCGGCGGCCGTCCCCTCGCCGAACTGCTCGCGGAGTACGAGGCCCAGTGCGTGCGCAGCAACGAGATCGTCGCCGCGGCCTCCCTGGAAGACGTCGGCCGCCACACCGGCTTCCACTCGGCCGGCGCCAACCTCCGCTGGATGCTGATCCACCTGGTCGAGGAGACGGGGCGGCACGCGGGACACGCGGACATCGTCCGGGAGTTGCTCGACGGCACCAAGGGCTACTACTGA
- a CDS encoding peptidase inhibitor family I36 protein has product MKLAVRTAAVGAVLAATAVLVAPGTALADDPKDGGVARCAEGKVCLFDGPSLTGDVLQLDAVDNRNIGAAWNDRAGSLWNRSNLNVCIWTDADFRGLNWIIEPGNKQELWALYDNSVTSIEAHSGYGCGG; this is encoded by the coding sequence ATGAAACTGGCAGTCAGAACCGCAGCGGTAGGGGCGGTCCTCGCGGCCACCGCCGTGCTGGTGGCTCCGGGAACCGCATTGGCTGACGACCCCAAGGACGGAGGCGTGGCCCGCTGTGCTGAGGGCAAGGTCTGCCTCTTCGACGGCCCCAGCCTCACCGGGGACGTCCTGCAGCTCGATGCGGTGGACAACCGCAACATCGGAGCGGCGTGGAACGACCGGGCGGGCTCGCTGTGGAACCGCAGCAACCTCAATGTGTGCATCTGGACCGACGCCGACTTCCGCGGCCTCAACTGGATCATCGAGCCCGGTAACAAGCAGGAACTCTGGGCCCTTTACGACAATTCGGTGACCAGCATCGAGGCCCATTCCGGCTACGGCTGCGGGGGCTGA
- a CDS encoding LysR substrate-binding domain-containing protein, with translation MSVALRADHELASLASVTTAELRAHDLIVFASREEDETVLSRLWPAPVEDRSRVRLVGSTLGVLALAAAGEGVALVPTATERITLPGLVHRALRDAPAGPDLLVLGRHDETSGAVRAYLDTVPSP, from the coding sequence ATGTCCGTGGCCCTGCGCGCGGACCACGAACTGGCGTCCCTCGCCTCTGTGACCACCGCCGAGTTGAGGGCCCACGACCTCATCGTCTTCGCGAGCCGCGAGGAGGACGAGACCGTCCTCTCCCGGCTCTGGCCCGCCCCCGTGGAGGACCGATCCCGGGTCCGCCTGGTCGGCAGCACCCTCGGCGTCCTCGCCCTCGCGGCAGCGGGCGAGGGGGTGGCCCTCGTCCCCACGGCCACGGAGCGCATCACCCTGCCGGGCCTCGTCCACCGCGCGCTGCGTGACGCCCCGGCCGGTCCGGACCTGCTGGTCCTCGGTCGGCACGACGAGACGTCGGGAGCGGTCCGCGCCTACCTCGACACCGTCCCCTCGCCCTGA
- a CDS encoding LysR family transcriptional regulator — protein MELRHLRYFVAVADERHFGRAAGLLHVTQSTLSAQVQALEREVGGRLFRRTSRRVELTEAGEQLLPEARRALAQADRALQSARWSVRGETGAVRIGFSGVAALQGVLSEDLRGFRRARPRVDLTLTELPPAAQVQGVRDGSLDIGYCPDLGLADTTASASSGARSPRCPWPCARTTNWRPSPL, from the coding sequence GCGCCACTTCGGCCGGGCCGCCGGCCTGCTGCACGTCACCCAGTCCACCCTCAGCGCCCAGGTGCAGGCTCTGGAGCGGGAGGTGGGCGGACGCCTGTTCCGTCGGACGAGCCGTCGCGTCGAGCTGACCGAGGCCGGAGAGCAGTTGCTCCCCGAGGCCCGCCGCGCCCTCGCCCAAGCCGACCGGGCCCTCCAGTCAGCCCGGTGGTCGGTGCGCGGCGAGACGGGGGCGGTACGGATCGGCTTCTCCGGCGTGGCAGCCCTCCAGGGGGTCCTCTCGGAGGACCTGCGGGGCTTCCGCCGGGCGCGCCCCCGCGTCGACCTCACCCTGACCGAACTGCCGCCCGCCGCCCAGGTCCAAGGGGTGCGGGACGGTTCACTCGACATCGGCTACTGCCCCGACCTCGGTCTGGCCGACACGACGGCCTCCGCGTCGTCCGGCGCGCGCTCACCCCGATGTCCGTGGCCCTGCGCGCGGACCACGAACTGGCGTCCCTCGCCTCTGTGA